In Spirochaeta thermophila DSM 6578, the following proteins share a genomic window:
- a CDS encoding tetratricopeptide repeat protein, which translates to MFKKGVCEKSLGDYEPARQTLERVVREFPRRSFFLSQLADTYALMGEMHLAKVFFREAFFHNPAEIELAFLESEMINRLISRVKELGYEPPLLQEWLPVYGVLYGVFTVKRELKSLEYGKLRQSIYALEGELTDEHADRRTIIPRLLNRYFWLMDHYRINNEEPLKIQDTLYKIRLLDEKIYELYIH; encoded by the coding sequence ATGTTCAAAAAGGGGGTTTGTGAGAAATCTCTCGGCGATTATGAACCGGCCCGGCAGACCCTTGAGCGGGTTGTGAGAGAGTTCCCTCGACGATCCTTTTTCCTCTCGCAACTCGCGGACACGTATGCCCTGATGGGAGAGATGCACCTCGCGAAGGTATTCTTTCGCGAGGCCTTCTTTCACAACCCCGCCGAGATCGAGCTCGCCTTCCTGGAATCCGAGATGATCAACAGACTGATTTCTCGGGTGAAGGAGCTCGGGTACGAGCCTCCCCTCCTTCAGGAGTGGCTTCCTGTGTATGGCGTACTCTATGGAGTCTTCACGGTGAAGCGGGAACTCAAATCGCTCGAATATGGGAAGCTCCGTCAATCCATCTATGCCTTGGAAGGAGAACTCACGGACGAACACGCGGACAGAAGAACGATCATCCCCCGCCTGCTCAACAGGTATTTCTGGCTCATGGACCATTACAGGATCAACAATGAAGAACCTCTCAAGATCCAGGATACGCTCTACAAGATACGACTTCTGGATGAGAAGATCTATGAACTTTATATCCATTGA
- a CDS encoding HEAT repeat domain-containing protein, whose amino-acid sequence MRRHTRPSLYLIFLLLPLSAAGQQQGGSETTSIVEERKQVLLYGIETEVIDVLDRIKTEPDPSYIEPLKALYGQTTSKKLKTAVLAYFSENGLPDLVPEAKETLDAYEDAFDTFGGAFLGDVLEYLKEVSPRDCEEVLATSFDALFSLNDEGLKTTLVRIAGDLQLSRHLERIRSIAEDDTASERIRMEALKTLGKMKDPGALETLRDVFDAEEKGLKRAACEAIGFLADPSTLPLVLKALQDQTDPYLRATAVRALSRFPDTEEIEVALQDALRDSFWRTRVAACEVLGEKGSRESIPILKYKAEKDPEFQVRQAAVKALSTIGTREAVGFLEALLLNERTSFQLRPVIAKELIDRHFSSVAETIEKTMAQEWEKENSQLLLTICKELSLKSDPGLSSLYERMLGHANFIIQIYGIEGIRRNRLTSFIPRLEEILATSKNNTLKKYAQAALDGLK is encoded by the coding sequence ATGAGACGGCATACGCGACCATCCCTGTATCTGATCTTCCTTCTCCTTCCCTTGAGTGCGGCGGGCCAGCAGCAGGGAGGATCCGAGACGACATCCATCGTGGAAGAACGGAAGCAAGTCCTCCTCTACGGTATAGAAACCGAGGTGATCGATGTGCTGGACAGGATCAAGACCGAACCCGATCCTTCCTACATCGAGCCACTCAAAGCGCTCTACGGACAAACCACTTCAAAGAAACTCAAAACAGCGGTGCTCGCCTATTTTTCGGAGAATGGGCTTCCTGATCTCGTCCCGGAGGCGAAGGAGACCCTCGACGCCTACGAGGACGCGTTCGACACATTCGGAGGTGCATTCCTCGGCGATGTCCTGGAGTACCTCAAAGAGGTGTCCCCCCGGGACTGCGAGGAGGTGCTCGCCACGTCTTTCGATGCACTATTCTCCCTCAACGACGAGGGCCTCAAAACCACCCTGGTGAGGATAGCGGGCGATCTCCAGCTTTCGCGACACCTCGAGCGAATCCGTTCCATCGCAGAAGACGATACTGCATCCGAACGTATCAGGATGGAGGCACTCAAGACGCTGGGAAAGATGAAGGACCCCGGTGCACTCGAAACCCTCCGAGACGTCTTCGATGCGGAAGAGAAAGGACTCAAACGAGCGGCCTGCGAGGCCATCGGTTTCCTGGCGGATCCCTCTACGCTCCCTCTCGTTCTCAAGGCGCTCCAGGATCAGACCGACCCCTACCTGAGGGCCACAGCGGTGAGAGCGCTCTCCCGCTTTCCTGATACCGAGGAGATCGAAGTCGCACTTCAGGACGCCCTTCGGGACAGTTTCTGGAGGACGAGGGTCGCGGCGTGTGAGGTCCTGGGAGAAAAGGGGAGTCGAGAGAGCATCCCCATCCTGAAATACAAGGCGGAAAAGGATCCCGAATTCCAGGTGCGGCAGGCCGCCGTGAAAGCCCTCTCCACCATCGGGACCAGAGAAGCTGTCGGCTTTCTCGAGGCTCTCCTCCTGAACGAACGGACCTCATTCCAACTCCGTCCGGTGATCGCAAAAGAACTCATCGACCGACACTTCTCCTCTGTTGCTGAAACGATAGAAAAGACCATGGCTCAGGAGTGGGAGAAGGAGAACTCTCAGTTGCTCCTCACCATCTGCAAAGAACTCTCTTTGAAGTCTGATCCGGGGCTTTCCTCTCTATACGAACGAATGCTCGGACACGCGAACTTCATCATCCAGATTTACGGGATAGAAGGCATCCGTCGGAACCGCCTCACCTCCTTCATCCCCCGACTCGAGGAAATCCTCGCCACTTCCAAGAACAATACCCTCAAGAAATATGCCCAGGCGGCACTCGATGGATTGAAGTGA
- a CDS encoding tetratricopeptide repeat protein: protein MRSRVTAVIVLVMYILSFPLGAQENGDEALLRHAFVLVKAGEYIQAKEVFSRLLSSADSPVYLEALFWYGKICLTLGEYDEARESLEAFLLKGGSHPLYEEALYQKGRLLYLEGDYQSCISHFNAFLASYPTSQFVPNALYWSAESLFSLGHFTEARPLYEHIVENYRSSPKAEAARYRMELIEYAMREEELLRLLKWSHEEYLKLAEELNQKERSYKEALSIYQQKLNQVPSLEEVEALKARIKELEAELSRLRQQTNESSR from the coding sequence ATGAGATCCAGAGTCACCGCCGTCATCGTGCTCGTGATGTATATTCTCTCTTTCCCTCTCGGCGCCCAAGAAAACGGAGACGAAGCCCTGCTGCGACATGCGTTCGTCCTGGTGAAGGCCGGGGAGTACATCCAGGCGAAGGAGGTGTTCAGCCGGCTCCTCTCTTCAGCCGATTCTCCCGTCTACCTGGAGGCGCTCTTCTGGTACGGGAAGATCTGTCTCACCCTGGGGGAATACGACGAGGCACGGGAATCCCTCGAGGCCTTCCTGCTGAAAGGGGGGTCCCACCCCCTCTACGAGGAAGCCCTCTATCAGAAGGGAAGGCTCCTCTACCTCGAGGGTGACTACCAATCCTGTATCTCCCACTTCAACGCTTTCCTCGCCTCGTATCCTACATCCCAATTCGTTCCCAACGCCCTCTACTGGTCCGCGGAATCACTCTTCTCACTCGGCCACTTCACCGAAGCGAGACCGCTCTACGAGCATATCGTGGAGAACTACCGGTCTTCACCAAAGGCAGAGGCGGCACGTTACAGGATGGAACTCATCGAGTATGCGATGAGAGAGGAGGAACTGCTCCGACTCCTCAAATGGAGTCATGAAGAATATTTGAAACTCGCTGAAGAACTCAACCAGAAAGAACGATCCTACAAGGAAGCACTCTCCATCTACCAGCAAAAACTCAATCAGGTCCCTTCCCTCGAAGAGGTCGAGGCTCTCAAAGCCAGAATCAAGGAACTCGAGGCAGAGCTCTCACGCCTGAGACAACAGACGAACGAGTCCTCACGGTAA
- the greA gene encoding transcription elongation factor GreA: protein MSDALRKELQEKLNEEKWTRAALTSYSVTQFKELDDLIERIRKAGWSTEALQICEEHLEHTKHSIVALYISGILKIEKRAVDDEHLVSLIQLFIDQRKWKIVEYLCQRVLEYGENRFALQTLAHWYETEGREADKVAIWERLIKVDYEEADLVKTLAEKKLEQGATEEAVDLYKKALHRYIGKGDFPNVKEIWERLLTLAPQDISFFDHAESKIVTMLGEEKAIQLLYLLYEAHKDAEDQDIPISILKEILSYDPRDTRARKALVEAYRKKYAGHSNLEEYLKISNLTQNWRNVHEAIEDFERHIAFDEGNFVYHRTWGVGRIRSIKGDEVVIDFVKKRGHKMSLQLAIDSLQVLDKRHIWVLKAVSSKEKLKKMFLSNVRWGLEVVIKSLENNASIRDIKSELVPSILSSREWTEWSERARELLKTDPMFGNVPNRSDRYMVRSHPVTFEEKIYLRFKAEKSFFARLKTMEEYLQQGEPDSEFFNEMLEYFISFLKGEEITETTICSGLFLSRLLKQYPYLGERIQVDLLDLFSRLDDPRTMKDVFAKIQDQDYRRLFLEFVKHNLPGWPRIFKDLFPQYLNRYIIESLREEDRTDVLQELVDDLFDRYKEEREAFIWLIRNYLDEEWFRKTFELSFERILINFLHLLDITYREIENSKNVVHNRKLNKQVYAFLFQEQRLEQYLLHASEEEVIRIYSLVEDVEGLDPATKIELRHLIMEHFPGIKLPGREEREVVVPRGIMVTPAAYAAKQKELKYLHEVEVPKNSKEISQALLLGDLRENAEYKAAKERQEMLNSTIGKLKEELERAQIVRPDEVDASQISFGTKVTLLNEETKKRETYVILGPWESNPDKGIISYLSPFGSELYGHKEGEELEFTINERTYHYVVEKIEKADMS, encoded by the coding sequence ATGTCTGACGCACTACGAAAGGAACTCCAGGAAAAACTCAACGAAGAGAAGTGGACGCGAGCGGCGCTCACCAGTTATTCGGTGACCCAGTTCAAAGAACTCGATGACCTCATCGAGAGGATACGAAAGGCAGGATGGTCCACCGAGGCGCTCCAGATATGCGAGGAACATCTGGAACACACGAAACACAGCATCGTGGCCCTCTATATTTCGGGGATTCTCAAGATAGAGAAACGCGCAGTGGACGACGAGCACCTCGTGTCGCTCATCCAGCTGTTCATCGATCAAAGGAAGTGGAAGATCGTCGAATACCTCTGTCAGAGGGTTCTCGAGTACGGAGAGAATCGGTTTGCACTCCAGACCCTGGCCCATTGGTACGAGACGGAGGGACGGGAGGCCGATAAAGTCGCCATATGGGAACGGCTCATAAAAGTTGATTATGAAGAAGCAGATCTCGTGAAGACACTTGCGGAAAAAAAGCTGGAGCAGGGGGCCACGGAGGAAGCCGTCGATCTCTACAAGAAGGCCCTCCATCGGTATATCGGGAAGGGGGATTTTCCCAATGTAAAGGAGATCTGGGAGCGGCTGCTCACCCTGGCTCCCCAGGACATCAGCTTTTTCGATCACGCGGAGTCGAAGATCGTGACGATGCTCGGAGAGGAGAAGGCCATTCAGCTTCTCTATCTCCTCTATGAGGCTCACAAGGATGCCGAAGATCAGGACATTCCCATATCGATCCTCAAGGAGATCCTGTCCTATGACCCTCGGGACACCCGTGCTCGAAAGGCTCTGGTGGAAGCGTACAGGAAAAAATATGCGGGACACAGCAATCTCGAGGAGTATCTCAAGATCTCGAACCTCACGCAGAACTGGCGGAACGTCCATGAAGCCATAGAGGACTTCGAACGCCACATCGCATTCGACGAGGGTAACTTCGTCTACCATAGGACGTGGGGAGTGGGGAGGATACGTTCCATCAAGGGCGATGAGGTCGTCATAGATTTTGTGAAGAAACGCGGCCACAAGATGTCGCTTCAGCTCGCCATCGACTCTCTCCAGGTTCTGGATAAGCGCCACATATGGGTGTTGAAGGCGGTGTCTTCGAAGGAAAAACTCAAGAAGATGTTCCTCTCAAACGTGAGATGGGGTCTCGAGGTGGTGATCAAGAGTCTCGAAAACAATGCGAGTATCCGGGACATAAAAAGCGAACTCGTCCCATCCATCCTCTCCTCCCGGGAGTGGACGGAGTGGAGTGAACGGGCCAGGGAACTCCTCAAGACGGACCCCATGTTCGGTAATGTTCCCAATCGATCCGACAGGTACATGGTGAGGAGCCATCCTGTAACCTTCGAAGAAAAGATCTATCTCCGTTTCAAGGCCGAGAAGAGCTTCTTTGCCCGTCTCAAGACCATGGAGGAATACCTTCAGCAGGGAGAGCCGGACAGCGAATTCTTCAACGAAATGTTGGAGTATTTCATTTCCTTCCTGAAAGGCGAGGAGATCACGGAGACCACGATCTGTTCCGGACTCTTTCTCTCACGCCTCCTCAAACAGTACCCCTATCTTGGGGAGAGGATCCAGGTGGATCTTCTCGATCTCTTCTCCAGGCTCGACGACCCTCGCACGATGAAGGATGTCTTCGCAAAGATACAGGATCAGGACTACAGACGACTCTTCCTCGAATTCGTGAAGCACAATCTTCCCGGATGGCCGAGAATCTTCAAGGATCTTTTCCCACAGTATCTGAACCGTTACATCATCGAGTCGCTCCGGGAGGAGGACAGGACCGATGTCCTCCAGGAGCTCGTGGACGACCTCTTCGATCGGTACAAGGAGGAGAGGGAAGCCTTCATATGGCTGATACGGAACTATCTCGATGAAGAGTGGTTCAGGAAGACGTTCGAGCTCTCTTTCGAGCGCATCCTCATCAATTTCCTCCATCTGCTTGATATCACGTATCGGGAGATAGAAAACTCGAAGAACGTGGTTCACAACAGGAAGCTGAACAAACAGGTGTATGCCTTCCTCTTCCAGGAGCAGCGGCTGGAACAGTACCTTCTCCATGCATCGGAAGAAGAGGTGATACGCATCTACAGCCTGGTGGAGGATGTGGAAGGGCTCGATCCCGCCACCAAGATAGAGTTGCGGCATCTCATCATGGAACACTTCCCCGGGATCAAGTTGCCTGGCAGGGAGGAACGCGAGGTGGTCGTTCCACGGGGTATCATGGTGACCCCTGCGGCGTATGCGGCCAAGCAGAAGGAGCTGAAATATCTCCACGAGGTGGAGGTGCCCAAAAACTCGAAGGAAATCAGCCAGGCCCTGCTCCTTGGGGATCTGCGTGAAAATGCCGAGTACAAGGCAGCCAAGGAGCGACAGGAAATGTTGAACAGCACGATCGGAAAGCTCAAAGAAGAACTGGAAAGGGCTCAGATCGTGCGGCCGGACGAAGTCGATGCGAGTCAGATCTCATTCGGGACCAAGGTCACACTCCTCAACGAGGAGACCAAGAAGAGAGAGACCTACGTGATCCTGGGGCCCTGGGAGTCGAATCCGGACAAGGGGATAATCTCCTACCTCTCGCCTTTCGGCTCGGAGCTCTATGGGCACAAGGAGGGTGAGGAACTCGAATTCACCATAAACGAGCGAACGTATCACTATGTGGTGGAGAAGATAGAAAAAGCCGACATGTCGTGA